Genomic window (Chryseobacterium sp. H1D6B):
ACCTGCTGGAAGTGTTTTTAAAGCTCCAGCCGGCACATCTGTTCCTCCTCCATTGGCAGCGGAACCATAGTCTGACCTTACAACGGATTGTCCTAATCTTTTTATGGTCCAGAACCTGTCATTCTCAAATGCTAACTCTAATCTTCTTTCATTGTATACAGCATTTAATAATGCCGTCCCCGTTTCTGTTCCCGGCGTGTAAGAAGTATAACGCTGCATTCTTAATGTATTAAGCAAAGCAAGTGCTCTTGCCTGATCCGGAGCGGATGATTTCATATATGCTTCCGCAACATTAAGATATACCTCAGCAGCTCTTAAAAATTTAACATCTACAACCTGTGCTGCAGACGAGCCAGCTCTTGATCTGTATTTAATAACATTATTATACGGAGTGCTTCCAAAATTAGCAGTAAGAATATAAGCTTCTTTTCTAATATCTGAAGTTCCATATTTTGTAAACAGATCATAATTTACATTATATTCTGGACGAATACCAGATGAATTTTGATTATAAGCTACCCCAACAGTTACATTATCAGACCCTAAATTAGAATTTAAAATAGTAAATAATTCTCCATCATCTGTAGCATCCCTCCAAATATTTACAAAATTTGTATTTGTTCCTACAGATGAAGAAGCAGCAATACACTGTTCACCATATTGTACTGCTTTGTCATACTCTCCTTTATATAAATAAACACGGGATAGAATCCCTAATACTGATGTTTTATTTAATCTTCCTACCGTTGAATTTGAAGTATTAATTTTAGCCAGTGCATCCTGGAGATCAGCAATAATTTTATCATAAGTAACTGTTACCGATGCATCTCTTGCTGGTTTTATTTCGGGATCAAAAGCTGTTACATAGGCAATTCCTAAAGACGATGAAGCGTCACTGCTTTGTGTAGGAATCTTTGCATAGGCTCTTACAAGATCAAAATGAGCAATAGCTCTTACTGCTTTAGCTTCGCCTTCTATATTTTTCATGTAATCTGTATAAGGAACTTTATTAATGTTAACCAAAATATTATTCGCTCTAGAGATCACTTTATATGCAGAAGTATACAAAGCCGTAACAGCACTTGTCTGCGGGGTGTATGACCATTCATAAGCAGATTTATTAGTCTGTCTTCCCTGGGTATTTAAAATCAGGTTATCTGCCAGTACATCACCGAGTATTATAGAACTTCCTGTATCACCGTTATAGTAGGTAGGACTTTTGAAAGCATCATAAGTACCGTCCATCACCACTCTAAAATTGGATTCCGATGTAAAAATATTAGACGGCGAATCTTGATCGTTGGGAAGGACATCAAATCTTTCATCACTGCACTGAAGTGATAAAAAAGATACTAGTGATACAATTGCTATATTAATTATTTTTCTCATAATGTATTGTGTTTTAAAATTCTACTTCTATTCCGAACAAATATGTTTTTACAGCAGGATAGCTGTATAAAGAAAATGCTCCGCTTATAAATGTCTGTCCCGCTCCTGTCTGATTTTCTCCAGAACCTACAGAAACTTCCGGATCTCCTTCAAATTTTGTCCATGTGGCCAAATTCTGTCCTGTAACAGACAACCTGATTCTATTTACAGGAAAATCTTCACCCAATATTTTCTTATCAAGTGTATATCCAATACTTACATTTCTTAATCTTAAATAGGATGCATTCTGTAAAAACCGGTCTGTAGTCTGCAGTCCTGTAATTCCGCCAGGCGCATTTGCTGTATTGTTTGGTCTCGGCAGTACATTGGTCTGCCCAGGAGCTGTCCAATAATTTGCGGCATCGGCTCTCAGGTTGCCGGTAGTTCCGTTTGTATAATTCAACATATCAAGCGCCATGTTGTTATAGGTATAATTCCCTGACTTATAACTAAAATCTGCCTGCAGATCTAGGCCTTTGTAAGAGACACTGGTCCCAAAACCTCCAAAAAATTTCGGAAGCGGTGATTTACCTTCTATTAAAACGGCATCATTAGAATTATATATTTCTGTAGTTCCTCCGTTTTTAGTATAATATATTTCGTTTCCATTATCAGGATTAATTCCTGCACTTCTTACCAGATAAAATGAAAACGGCTCATATCCCTCTCTTAAAATATTAGATCCGTAAATTCTTTCTGTTTCTCCGTCTCTTAATTTATTGAGTCTATAACTCATTATACTTGTATTAGCCCGGATGCTCCAGTTAAAATCTTTAGTCTTAATAATATCGGCAGAAAGACTGATTTCAAACCCTTTATTGGTAAGATCCCCTGCATTAATATATTTTGAATAGCCTCCGCCCTCTGAGCTGAGTTCAGGTATTGATAATATGAAATCTTTTTTCTGATCAATAAAATAATCTAAGGTTCCTTTAATTCTGTTCTTTAAAAAGCCAAATTCAGCTCCATAATTTTGAGATTTTGTTACTTCCCATTTAAGATCTGGGTTTCCATAGACATTATTTAATGCTACTGTCGGAAAGCCCCCATATCCTCCTCCTGACATTAATATATTATTTAGATTGAGGCCGATATTATTATATCCTCTCGTTCCAATAGATGCTCTAAGTTTTAAAAGAGATAAAACATTATTATCTTTTAAGAAATCTTCATTGGACACATTCCATGCACCGCTTAATGACCAAAAAGGTTCAGATGTTACATTATTTTTTCCAAATCTGGAATCTTTATCCTGTCTAGCAGAAGCTGTTACAATATATTTTTTAGCGTAATCATACGTTAAAAAAGCTCCGTAAGAGAATGTTCGGTATAACTCATTATAACCCGCTACGGCAAAAGGAGTTGAAGCATTACCCAGTTCACTTGAGGTAGGAATGGCGAAATTTCTTCCTGTACCGCTGATATAGTCGTTTCTAAACTCTGTATATTCCACTAACCCTAATAAGTCAATACTATGTCTTCCAAATGATTTTACATAATTCAATGTATTAGAATTGGTATATCTAAAACGGTTCTGGTTTTGTTCTGTGGCACTACCACCGATTCCCAAAACTGTATCAAGGTAAGATCCCCTCAAGATCTTAGAAGTTCTTCTTACATTATTGTAATATCCTCCCAGCTGTGTTTTAAAGTTTAAGCCATTTATAATTTTATACTGAGCAAAAATATTTCCGTCAAAAATTAATGAATTAATATTCTCAGGATTATTCTTAAGAGCTTCTAAAACGGGAAATCCCTGTTGTGTAGGATTATAACTTCCATCTGCATTAAAGACTGGTTCATAAGGATTATAAGAATACATTGCTTTAAATGGATTCTGTGTATTATTCCTGTCTCTTATTTCCTGAGACGTACTGTAATTCACTCCAGTGGATACTCCAAAACTCAGCCTGTCAGTGGGTGAAGCTTCATATTTTATCCTTCCTGTGTATTTTTTATAAGCATCAATATTCTGTACAATTCCATTATCTGAATCGTATCCTAGTGAAAATGTATATTTAGATTTTTCATTCCCTCCTCTTATGCCTATTTGGTAAGATTCGATGGCCGATCTCCTCAAAATATCTTTCTGCCAGTCATGATCTAATGCCAGAGCCGCCGCGGCATCTTTATCAGTCCAGTCAGAATATCCCGCTATTCCTAGCGCGAACATTTTTTTCTCATAGTCTATCTTTTCCGCGGCATTCATCATCCGGAAATTAATGTCCTTAATTTTCTCAGAGAAACCTATCCGGGAGCTTAATGTAATGACAGGTTTCCCGGATTTACCGCTTTTTGTAGTCAATACAATCACTCCATTAGCCCCCTGCGAACCGTAAATAGCGGCAGCGGCAGCATCTTTCAGCACCGATATACTTTCATAATCGGCAGGATTTATAGAGTTAAAGACATCCTGGGCTCTTTGGTCATTTCCCACAATAAACCCGTCAATTACAAATAATGGATTAGAAGCTCCTACGCTGGCAGTCACATTTCCCAACCCCCGGATATTAATTGCTGATCCAGCACCCGGCTTGCCATTCAATGCTGATATATCTAAACCAGCGGCTTTTCCCTGCAGTGCATTAGTTCCCAATGTAGAGGAAGAAAAATTTGACAGTGATTTTCCTGAAACAACGGTAATGGCAGAAGTCACCTCATCTTTGCTTTTCTTCTGATATCCGGTGATTATGACTTCATCAATTTTCGCTTCTTTTACAGAGTCGTTAGCTTTTTTTTGAGCATTTACACACTGACCTGTAAAAAACAAAGCAGCAGTTGTTAAAATGCATAATTTCAAATTCATCTTTCTTTATTTAGTGTTTTATGTGAGCAAATATGTTAATAAGCAATAACAATAGCAACTCATAAAACACTGTAAAACAACATACTAAACCTTAATAATTTTCATTAAGATTATTAAGAGTGAACAATTATATACATCTTATTAGAAAGAAGAAAGAAAAAAAATCTTCATAAACGTTTTTTTAACGTTTTTTCAGCAACAAAAAAAAGAAATTAAAATACTTTAAATGTCTTTTAATCTGAAAAAAAATCAATAAATAGAAACAATATTAGTTAATTAATTAAATAACCCATTCAACATATTATTTAAAAAAAAATAGAAATTCAGTTAACAATCAGCTATTAAAATAACCTAAAAGTTAAAAATTAAATTCAAAAAAGATTTATTTTAATACAAATTTATTAATGAGGCAAAATATAGTATCCATAAAATATTTCGTTATATAAAACAAAAGCCGGCTGTAAACAGCCGGCTTTCAATGTATTTTTATCAAAACTTATTTTTGATAATTATAGTATCTCGCTCCTTTTAAAACAGGGTTTTCTAATTCTACATGGGTAAGCCCAAACCCTTTATAATTCTGATTTACAGACTTATCAATCTGTTTTCTATGAAGCTTTTCATAAGTTTCAAAATCAACAGCTGTTCTATTATTGAGGTTTTCAAATAAATTCCATTTTGAAACTACTGATTTCCAGTTTTCTGAAACTTTTCCTGCAAAAACTTTAGATTTAGATCCGCTTCCGTAGCCAAAGAATCCTATTTCCGCTCCGGAAAGTTCTTCATTTTCGTTAAAAGCAGTTTGTAAAGCTGAAAGAAGTGCCATAAAAATAGAAGCCGTATACATATTTCCGATCTCTGATGATGCTCTTTGTGATGTTTCAATTTTATCACTGATCAATTTTAAGTATTCCTCAGATTTCGACACCGTTTTTTGTTCATCAATAGTTGAATAGGAAAGTCCGTTTTCCAGGCTGTAAATTTCCGTAAAAACCCTTTTCCCGTGAAAGGCATAAGGAAGATGGAAAATAAGGTATTTCCAATCTTCATAAGGCTTATTCCGGCCTGTAATTTTTTTATAATGATGGTATGCTTCTCTGATTCTATCCTGATAACACTGGTTAGAATACTGCCCGTCAAAAACCGGTTCATCTGTAAAAATTTCGATTTTATCAGGAAATCCTTCCGGAGCATTCTTTAGATCTTCTTTTTTAAAGTAACGTCTAGGTTTAAAAAAATCAAAAACACTTTCAGCAGCCACTCCCCATTGGTTTTCAATTTCCAGCAGATCAGGCTTTGAAGAAACCAGTAAAGCGACTGCACCTCCACCTTGTGTATATTCACCAGAAGAATCCAATTCATATTTAGCATAATCACTGGCAATAACAACTGCTTTTTTATCAGGATTTACTCTTACAAAATCGAGGGAGTTATGAAGAGCGTCTACAGCGCCGATGCATGCGAAAGTCATATCTACCACATCACAGTTTTTAAAACATCTTTCACCGAATTCTGCTTCCAATATTTTTTCTACCATCTGCACTGCATAAGCAGCCGTAGGTTTAGCGGCATCCAATGCACTTTCAGTTCCTAAGTATATTCTCGATATCTCTTTGGGATTAATCGTATAATCATTAATTAATTTTAATAATGCTTCTGCGGCAAAAGTAGCAGCATCTTCATGAACATCTGGAAATCCCATTTTATGGAGTCCTAGTCCTTTTTCAAGTTTCGCAGGTTCAATACCTCTTTTTTCTGCCAGCTGTTTAATTTCTAAATATAAAGAAGGTACATAATAGCCCGCTGCTTCAATTCCAAAACTCATAATTCTCAAATTTTCATACGAATTTATAAAAGAAAACTGTATTAAGCATTCCTTATCGATGAATTTTTAGGATGACTTTTGTCAATTTTATAATTAAAAAAGCACTTCTAAAAGAAGTGCTTTTGATTTATTTAAAACTTTCAATTGCTTTATTTATAGCATCTATCTGGAGGTTGATACTCGCTGCATTTTGTGGGTTCTGTTTCAGCAGATCCATTTTTTTATTAAGACCGTCTTTCAGCATCTGAGAGATCATCATTTTGACCTGCGGGTTATCTCCCATCTGGCTTTTTGCCTGTACCAAAAGCTTTGTAATGCTTTCAGTGGCTTTCAAGTTATCAGAAGTCATGATCCAGTTGTACCCTTCTTCAGCTGTTTTCCCCAATTCAGGATTCTGGAATTTTATGAATGGATAAAATGCCACCAGTGGAGCAATATTGGCCATTTGAGAGGTCACTTTATTTTTAACAACAACTGGCAGCAATAATGTCAGCAAGTCATCGGAAGCATTCTCAAGATCAATCTTATCTGCCAGGCCGGCTGCTCTTGAAGGATCAATAGCTGCAAGACCACCTAGAGAACTTCCTTTTACCGAATTAGAAACAGCATTTATTCCTTTTTCAAAAATCGGAAGGTATTTTTTATCTTTAGTTTTCGTTAAAGCAGTAATTGCAGCGGCCTGAACCAATGTTTTAGGATCATTAACAGCTAATTTCTCAACATCGCTGATCAGAGCTTTGGACTGATCAGAGTTTGATAAATCCATTAATTCCAACGCTTTCATTCTTACTCTGAAATAAGGATCTTTTAATGCGGCACCAAGTAATTTTGTTGCTGCAGGATTTTTGCCTACCTGATCTTTAATTGCGGTTAAAGCACTATACCTGCTCTTCAACTCTTTAGAATTGATGAACTGCAGTAAATATTGCTCTGGTGTTTTAGTATCTGTAATATCTGACACTAATATTCCATCTGCATTGATGTTGACCAGATCAGGATTTTTAGAAACATCAAAATTAAATGTATTTTTAGCTTCTGCATTTACCCATACATTATATCTTTTCGGTTTTCCGCTGTCGTACACATCAATTGCTAAAGGAAATTCGAATGGAAGTTCCTGAGACTGGTTGATATTCACGGTAACCTGCTTTTTAACGGGTTCGAAAGTATAAGTGTAATTCAGTTTTGGGTTGCCGCTTCCGAAATACCATTGGTTAAAGAACCAGTTCAGATCTTTTCCGGAAACTTTTTCAAATGATAATCTTAATTGGTGGGCTTCAGCATTTTGATACTCATTAGCTTTCAAGTAGTCATTCATCCCGGCAAAAAATGCATCATCCCCTAAATAATTTCTCAGCATATGTAAGATTCCGCCTCCTTTTTGGTAGGTCACCAAATCAAAAACATCCTCACGGGACTCATAATTAAAACGAACAAGATTTTTCTTGAAGTCAGCAGGGCTGTGAATGTACATATCTACATCTGTCATCTGATGATAATCAGCCTGGTCTTTTCCGTATTTATATTCGTTCCAAAGGTATTCTGAATAATTAGCGAAAGATTCATTTACTGTTAAGTTACTCCAGCTTTCTGCCGTCACTAAATCTCCAAACCAGTGGTGGAATAATTCGTGCGCAATGGTATCTTCCCATTTGTTTTCATCTATTAACTGCCCGGGTTTTTGTAAAACACCGTTCCCGTGAAGGGTTGCAGTTGTATTTTCCATCGCTCCGCTCACGTAATCTCTTCCGGAGATCTGTGCATATTTTGCCCAAGGATAATCATATCCCATTTTCTTTGAAAAGAAATCGATCATTTCCGGAGTATTTCCG
Coding sequences:
- a CDS encoding RagB/SusD family nutrient uptake outer membrane protein — protein: MRKIINIAIVSLVSFLSLQCSDERFDVLPNDQDSPSNIFTSESNFRVVMDGTYDAFKSPTYYNGDTGSSIILGDVLADNLILNTQGRQTNKSAYEWSYTPQTSAVTALYTSAYKVISRANNILVNINKVPYTDYMKNIEGEAKAVRAIAHFDLVRAYAKIPTQSSDASSSLGIAYVTAFDPEIKPARDASVTVTYDKIIADLQDALAKINTSNSTVGRLNKTSVLGILSRVYLYKGEYDKAVQYGEQCIAASSSVGTNTNFVNIWRDATDDGELFTILNSNLGSDNVTVGVAYNQNSSGIRPEYNVNYDLFTKYGTSDIRKEAYILTANFGSTPYNNVIKYRSRAGSSAAQVVDVKFLRAAEVYLNVAEAYMKSSAPDQARALALLNTLRMQRYTSYTPGTETGTALLNAVYNERRLELAFENDRFWTIKRLGQSVVRSDYGSAANGGGTDVPAGALKTLPAGNFRFVLPIPQDAINLNPNLVQNPGY
- a CDS encoding SusC/RagA family TonB-linked outer membrane protein, giving the protein MNLKLCILTTAALFFTGQCVNAQKKANDSVKEAKIDEVIITGYQKKSKDEVTSAITVVSGKSLSNFSSSTLGTNALQGKAAGLDISALNGKPGAGSAINIRGLGNVTASVGASNPLFVIDGFIVGNDQRAQDVFNSINPADYESISVLKDAAAAAIYGSQGANGVIVLTTKSGKSGKPVITLSSRIGFSEKIKDINFRMMNAAEKIDYEKKMFALGIAGYSDWTDKDAAAALALDHDWQKDILRRSAIESYQIGIRGGNEKSKYTFSLGYDSDNGIVQNIDAYKKYTGRIKYEASPTDRLSFGVSTGVNYSTSQEIRDRNNTQNPFKAMYSYNPYEPVFNADGSYNPTQQGFPVLEALKNNPENINSLIFDGNIFAQYKIINGLNFKTQLGGYYNNVRRTSKILRGSYLDTVLGIGGSATEQNQNRFRYTNSNTLNYVKSFGRHSIDLLGLVEYTEFRNDYISGTGRNFAIPTSSELGNASTPFAVAGYNELYRTFSYGAFLTYDYAKKYIVTASARQDKDSRFGKNNVTSEPFWSLSGAWNVSNEDFLKDNNVLSLLKLRASIGTRGYNNIGLNLNNILMSGGGYGGFPTVALNNVYGNPDLKWEVTKSQNYGAEFGFLKNRIKGTLDYFIDQKKDFILSIPELSSEGGGYSKYINAGDLTNKGFEISLSADIIKTKDFNWSIRANTSIMSYRLNKLRDGETERIYGSNILREGYEPFSFYLVRSAGINPDNGNEIYYTKNGGTTEIYNSNDAVLIEGKSPLPKFFGGFGTSVSYKGLDLQADFSYKSGNYTYNNMALDMLNYTNGTTGNLRADAANYWTAPGQTNVLPRPNNTANAPGGITGLQTTDRFLQNASYLRLRNVSIGYTLDKKILGEDFPVNRIRLSVTGQNLATWTKFEGDPEVSVGSGENQTGAGQTFISGAFSLYSYPAVKTYLFGIEVEF
- a CDS encoding hydroxymethylglutaryl-CoA synthase family protein; the protein is MSFGIEAAGYYVPSLYLEIKQLAEKRGIEPAKLEKGLGLHKMGFPDVHEDAATFAAEALLKLINDYTINPKEISRIYLGTESALDAAKPTAAYAVQMVEKILEAEFGERCFKNCDVVDMTFACIGAVDALHNSLDFVRVNPDKKAVVIASDYAKYELDSSGEYTQGGGAVALLVSSKPDLLEIENQWGVAAESVFDFFKPRRYFKKEDLKNAPEGFPDKIEIFTDEPVFDGQYSNQCYQDRIREAYHHYKKITGRNKPYEDWKYLIFHLPYAFHGKRVFTEIYSLENGLSYSTIDEQKTVSKSEEYLKLISDKIETSQRASSEIGNMYTASIFMALLSALQTAFNENEELSGAEIGFFGYGSGSKSKVFAGKVSENWKSVVSKWNLFENLNNRTAVDFETYEKLHRKQIDKSVNQNYKGFGLTHVELENPVLKGARYYNYQK
- a CDS encoding M1 family metallopeptidase; this translates as MKKVILSIAVLGMLFSGSVAAQTDTSGREKVYRATHTKVTELKHTKLKVNFDYQKEQMNGEEWLTASPYFYPTNELTLDAKGMLVHEVALDNNGKRSPLKYEYKNDVLTINLDKTYQKNQDYTVYIKYTSRPSEVKQAGSMAINDAKGLYFINAQGKDPDKPTQIWTQGETESSSAWFPTIDKPNQKTTQEIYMTVPDKYVTLSNGIMKDSQKESNGLRTDHWVMDKRHSTYLFFMGVGEYAVVKDKWKNVPVDYYVEKEYEPYAKQIYGNTPEMIDFFSKKMGYDYPWAKYAQISGRDYVSGAMENTTATLHGNGVLQKPGQLIDENKWEDTIAHELFHHWFGDLVTAESWSNLTVNESFANYSEYLWNEYKYGKDQADYHQMTDVDMYIHSPADFKKNLVRFNYESREDVFDLVTYQKGGGILHMLRNYLGDDAFFAGMNDYLKANEYQNAEAHQLRLSFEKVSGKDLNWFFNQWYFGSGNPKLNYTYTFEPVKKQVTVNINQSQELPFEFPLAIDVYDSGKPKRYNVWVNAEAKNTFNFDVSKNPDLVNINADGILVSDITDTKTPEQYLLQFINSKELKSRYSALTAIKDQVGKNPAATKLLGAALKDPYFRVRMKALELMDLSNSDQSKALISDVEKLAVNDPKTLVQAAAITALTKTKDKKYLPIFEKGINAVSNSVKGSSLGGLAAIDPSRAAGLADKIDLENASDDLLTLLLPVVVKNKVTSQMANIAPLVAFYPFIKFQNPELGKTAEEGYNWIMTSDNLKATESITKLLVQAKSQMGDNPQVKMMISQMLKDGLNKKMDLLKQNPQNAASINLQIDAINKAIESFK